The following proteins are co-located in the Paenibacillus sp. FSL H8-0079 genome:
- the iolE gene encoding myo-inosose-2 dehydratase: MSKLPFQLGIHPINWVGEDVKEHGDATTCAQILDDIQRLGLTGTEMGRKYPTDPAILREELSKRNINLVSQWKSVLFSDPAYRQSELDGYRRHAEFLQSMGSKVISTAEVGGSLHFDPRRTPNEKEVLRLNESEWHILAEGLNEAGAIAREHGLKLTYHHHGGTVVEQPDEIDRLMELTDPSLVYLLYDTGHAYYGGADPLELLRKHYDRIAYIHLKDIRPHVLDEARAEQSDFVGCIRRGVFTVPGDGCIDFAPILQELITRGYDGWAMLEGEQDPAIHNPYEYAKRSLNYMESLYHHS, from the coding sequence ATGAGCAAGCTGCCATTCCAGCTTGGGATTCATCCGATCAATTGGGTCGGTGAGGATGTGAAGGAGCATGGTGATGCGACAACGTGTGCACAGATTCTGGATGACATTCAGCGTCTTGGGCTGACAGGCACAGAGATGGGACGCAAATATCCAACCGATCCTGCTATATTGCGTGAGGAATTGAGTAAAAGAAATATCAATCTGGTCTCCCAGTGGAAATCGGTACTGTTCTCCGATCCGGCGTATCGTCAGTCGGAGTTGGACGGTTATCGCAGACATGCGGAATTCCTGCAATCCATGGGCAGTAAGGTGATTAGTACGGCGGAGGTAGGTGGGTCACTTCATTTTGATCCAAGACGGACACCGAATGAAAAAGAAGTGCTCAGACTCAACGAATCTGAATGGCATATCCTCGCTGAAGGGTTGAACGAAGCAGGAGCTATTGCTCGCGAACATGGGTTGAAGCTTACGTACCATCATCATGGAGGTACAGTGGTAGAGCAACCGGATGAGATTGATCGACTGATGGAGCTGACAGACCCTTCTCTCGTGTACCTGCTCTATGATACTGGTCATGCCTATTATGGCGGAGCCGATCCACTTGAACTGCTACGCAAACATTATGATAGGATCGCCTATATCCATCTGAAAGATATCCGCCCGCATGTGCTGGATGAAGCACGCGCGGAGCAGTCTGACTTTGTCGGTTGTATTCGTAGAGGAGTGTTCACCGTACCAGGAGATGGATGCATTGATTTTGCACCAATTCTGCAAGAACTGATCACACGAGGGTACGATGGCTGGGCGATGCTTGAAGGAGAGCAGGACCCTGCAATTCATAACCCGTATGAGTATGCGAAACGTTCTTTGAACTATATGGAGTCCTTATATCATCACAGCTGA